The genomic window gacaaagatgacataaacaactaccgtcctgtaacagtaacatcagtggtctacaggctggcgatgcagattataaaagaaagactgcaggcatggatagaggatgagggggtgctgggggaattgcagaataggtttcggaaacacaggaggttggaagacaatctgctcTCACTGACGCAgggcatcgaaatagcagaaaagaaactcaggcccctgtggctagcatttttggatgtcAAGGGaacgtatgatagcgtggttcatgAGGACTTGtgtggaatactggacacactgggtgtggGAGATGGAgtcgctaatcttttaaaggaaatctataaaagtaacaatgtagttataaagtgggaaaaacaggtatccaagcccacagaggtgaaacggggacttaggcaggggtgtcctctttcacccttgttattcatgatgtacctacaaggattagaggccaaaatagagcgaagtggacttggcttcaacctctcttcagtcaaacaaggaaaattcattgatcaggtactaccagcattaatgtacacagatgatatagtgctaatgcccgacaacaaggaagatttgcagagattggtggacatcttcggtaatgagggagataggtttgatttcagattcagtaagaaaaaatcagcagtcatgatttttattgacaatgaaggtagtgagcttagaatacaggaggttacgctagagataacagataaatacgaatatctgggcgtatggataagcaatgggaccgagtacctaagagaacacgaaatatacgtgacgactaaaggtaacaggaatgcagcagtgatgaaaaatggggcactgtggaattacaataggtatgatgttgtaagaagaatatggaaaggggtcatggttccagttctgacgttcggcaatgcggtcttgtgcatgagatcagaagttcaaggaagattagaaattgagcaacgAGGAATAAGTAGGCtttctttaggagctcacgggaatacaccaaatcagggagtacaaggtgatatgggatggacatcatttgagggcagggaagctagcagcaagataaaatttgagaagcgattgagagaaatgggggaggagcgttgggctaggaaggttttcaggtacctgtacatgaagaatgtcgatacaaaatggaggaagcgaaccaggaaatggactggtaagtacttagaaaacagcaggtggccaaaccaaaaagaactattggttaagaagaaaggcacgttgaagaaccccaggtggtcgaaatttccggagccctccactacggcgtctctcataatcgcatagTGGTttcggacggtaaaccccacaaataaatcaaattaaaaagaaagtgaaggaaacggagactgacatgtggagaatcggcataattaagaagtccgcactagagatctatcaaacttttaagcacgAAATCGCGaaggaaaggatctacgataatactcgtggtagttctttactgtttgaggtcaggacgggagtatttcgaaccaagacatatcgagcctaatacgaagtggtagacacagtatgcagtgcgtgtagagaggaagaaaaaactgccgaaaaagagatccatcaaacttttaagcacgaaatcgtcaaggaaaggatctatgataatactcgtggtagttctctactgtttgaggccaggacgggagtatttcgaaccaagacatatcgagcctaatacgaagtggtagacacagtatgcagttctgtaaagggcttcaccctataattgaggatgatggcgcagagtttttcaaagcactggggtttagggaccgggagggcaaaatagactttaagcgggtagacttaactagaaggaggttatgtgattggtggctaaagtcaaggcacgagtgaaaattaaaccattcactgcaaagtacgagtcctcaacttcactatttgaaggacaaaaataaatctagttttcggttcactaagtattgcagcttggtggcattagccaccgcccgatctgaagggtacagccacatccatctatccatccaaccttttatccattcattcatccatggAACATACGAAAACTAAAGCAACTTAAACGTAGCCTTTGCGATATGCTACGGAAGTTACTTGGGCGACCCGATCGCAAAGGCCACATGTTACCTGGCAGTTACAATTTTTGCATGAAACCTGGCTGGGTTTGCGTATGTACGGTTTCGTTTCTTGACACTGTAGTCCCGCGAAGGAGCGCGGTTTGATCGCTATTCAGTCACTGTGCTTCGGAACTCAGAATAAAGTTATACTGTTCATGCTATCCCCGAAATTGTCcttgttgtctctgtgtcgtcgttctgttctcgagcTCATGCAGGGCTGAAGCTGTGACGTCGGCCCTGCATTAGCCCTGAAAGGAGGGAATATACTCTGCTAAAAACGCCTTCTTTCGTAAAAGCCGACGCGTGAATGCGACAAACCCGGAAGTGCATGCAGCCTTCTTTTCCCAAAATTTTCTCTTAGTGAGAAAAACTTACATACTTGAAACGGTGTCCGACTCCCGAAACACTTATGCAATAAAACTATTTATTGCCTGACGAATTGGTCCTTGCGACGATGTTTTCGAGCGCAGTGGCAGGTCCTGACAACACCTCCTCTATTTGGATGCGTGTCGtatgagaagaaaaacagctgccacatccTTTTCCTCCTTCATTCaagaatgttctcggtcgctagcgtcatcTGCGgcagacggtgcaacaacgcaacactttgcatagcctctgaAACAGTGGTGTAcaattgcaggtctcgaacaactcctGACTGACGCGCCtaatgggccgcagatgaaaaacgcttagctgggaGCGTCCGCTGCCATCACGGAGGAAGGGCTGccgtgatgatagtgtcggtcgcgagcgccactgcgcagcgcttgtttaaaactgaacgCAGGCCAACTCCGTtaggagcgcgagccattcctcaggcatctttctagaggaggcgttggtcctGACTGCACTTAAGACAAATTGTGGATCTGAAGAAACTGAAATATATTTGACCTGCAGGCAGAATCGGCTTTAATGCGGAGTGCCGGAGCTCTAGTGACAAACCCAGCGAAATTGGACAGAGCCGGAAATGACGCATATTTTATCCGCCTCGTTTCTTCTGGTCAGCTTACGAGCTGCGAGGTTAAAACGCGTGTTATTTTGTTATACGTACGATGCCAGCGAAATGCGTGGCTGTAGGGTGCCAGAACACGTATGCCGCGGCCGGGATCAGCTTTCACGCTTTTCCGAAGAGTGCAAAGCTCTGTAAGTTGTGGCTCATCGCAGTGCGGCGAGATAAGTGGGAGCCGTCGAGTCATTCGGTGCTTTGCTAAGCGCACTTCCAGGACGACAACTTCGTGCACGACCGTTCTATCTTCTACCAATTGCCGGACAAAATGAAAAGATTGTTAAAGCCTGGCGTGGTGCCTACTATATTCAGTCACCGCAAACCCGCCAGCGGGAAGCCTCGACCAGCCTTCGAGAAGCGTCGGCGATAAGAGGTATTCGTGTTTCCTAACTTGTACCATATTAATTGAAAGTATCACTGTGTGACACTCGTCTTCACGTTCTCAGATCGTTAGGAATGCACTGGCGAGCGCCGAAGCTGTCCGTGTTTCCGACGGGCACTGCATGCCGTCGACGAGTGCCGGTGCGCTTGACGCCTACCAGGCTGACAACCGGACGTTCTCTCCGATGACGAATGCTGAGGTGAGAAAGCGGACGAGCTACAGTACGAGCGACAACCAGGCGGGATTCATTCAATAGCACTGTTGCGCGGCCCTGATGCGCACACTTGCAGAGCGCAGGACAGATCGGTGTGGCGTGGGCAGGGACCTGCGCCACTTCTGGTACGCTGAAATGGCATCATTCTTGCATCGACGCCGTCGCATGGCTTGCGATTATTGTCTCTAGGCACCCGAAACTGGAATAGAGGGCGCGGCGGAGCtcttgggccgcctcagcattggtGATACTTGACAGTACcaactatagtgaactagaagtacTCTAGTGGTGCGACCGGCCAGGCTCTGGCGCCAGCCTTTCACACGGATGGCGCGAGGTGGCGCCACTGCTCCATTTCCTAGGAGCTTCGGCTGCGTTGACCGGCCGTCGCTGGCTCCTTCTGAGTTGCAGCTATGGTCAATTCTAACGCGCGTGTTTGCTTCCTGGCTCATGCAAACGTAAAATTGCTAGGTTAGTTATTGCGTGGCTCAGCGGTTTGTATATACATAGTTTGgccaggaatatatatatatatatatatatatatatatatatatatatatatatatatatatatatatatatatatatatatatatatattcatatttaCCACACGCGCTAATAACATTCGCTACAAAGCGATTGCTCATCACCATCACAAGCTTACGGCGCGCTTCCACTATAGTTTTGGTGCTGGCTTATTACATAGAAGGTCATGGTAAGGACACAGTGCTCAGCATCGAAAATGAAAACATGaacatctttttatttattgtgatggttggaagagtacaaaaaaatacaaaataacaaaataaatttcACTAGTTTAACAGCTTTTCAAAACTATTACGAGGATTCGCAAAAAGAAGACACGTGAGATGGACATGTGCAGAACTTAACATCTACTGAGCTTTAGGTGCTTGGCTGATTCTCGTTTCCTAGCACTATTCTGGTTCACGCTTTTAGTTAGGAAATTCAGACGAGTAGTGATGTAAAACACGATGACCTCAGCTGCAATGCCTTCACAATGGTCACGACAACCAAGCCCATTTTTTTGCTTTGCCTTAACTTCGCTTAAAATGTCGAGTATGCTATCAGCGTGCAGCTCCAGCAAACTGAAACACGTTGTGAAAGCTTTTTCTAAATCATGAACAAACTTAAACAACAGGCTAGACGGATAAAGCAGGCCACCTCTGTCTTTCATGTGTGTCAATTGCGCAAGGTGTTTGAGACTTTCAGCAGACTCCTTTTGCATTAGAAGAAGTTTACGGCACTCTTCGCAGCCAGACTTCAGTAGGCATTTTCTAGCTACATATCCTGCTATATAAAATGTTAGCCAGTTGTCACTGGCAGATATAATGCATGACGCATGGTCTGGCGCACTCTGTGGGAGCGAGCTCTGCACGGCAGCTACATTGTCACTGTTTATAAACTTGTCCATTAAGCGCTGTTTACCAGATGGAACATTTTCAGCGCCTGAATTTGCGGGTAGAAGGGCATGGAGCACTGCAGGCTCACAGTTTCCCTTTGAAGCTGAGTGAGCAAGATTGTTGAAGCTCAAGCAGTTGATAGTGCTAATAAACTGCTGTGGTGTTGGGTGCGTGTTACATCCAGACGACTGCCTGACAATGCCAATAACATGCTCAACAGGATCTTGGCTTACTCTAGATGTCATTAAGCACCTGTAGCCTAGTTTCTCAGTGAGATACTGAAGCAAAGAAAGCACACTTGACACTGTCACTCGCAGCCCAGCTGCTGTTGACTGGCTCAGGAATCCTTTCTGCCCCTTCGTGTGGTCTTCCCATGATGAAAGATACTCCTGAAACGATCGCAGCTTCTCAACACTTGCTGAACTTGGGCGCAGCGCTTCAGCTGGGAATCGTGAAGTCATCATTTGCACAAGGTCATGGATGATCCTGTGAAATGAACAAAAGCAGGATGAATCTGTGTTTGTGAGCAAGAGTCAGACTGTCATATGCAAGGTGAAAGGTGCAATCGCAATAAAACCACAATGTGATGACACTTACTTGAAAAACTTTAGTGTAGCTGTGATGTCACCACAGGTATCTTCAATTCCTGACTTTTACAGCTGCAGACCATGAATCACTTTTTCTCCGAAAAGCTGAAAAGCTAAAGATACTCTCATCTTTTCAAAATTGTTGGGGTTCGTGTGGCTTCCGGTGATTCCATGCATTGCCTGCAATGTGACACTGCAACCATCCAGTTCCAAAGCTTTGCGTACGAATTGTAAAGATACCTGAAAGGAATACCAAAGTGAGAAACTGTTAGAAACAAACAGATTGTATCAATAAAGTTGTACAGCATGCTTGGTGATCAAAACAACTTACTCGGCCCTCAGGTGTTTCGTAGTCCGACCTTAGTAGTCCATTTCTCAGGCACGTAATTAAGTGAGGAAAGTCCGACAGAAAATGGAGTTTGCACGTTGGGTCCACTGGATGCAATGTGCTGCATTTCGTTTCTGTCAGTGATGCTTTGATGCCCATCACAGACCACATTTTCCGATTCCAAGTGGCACCATCAGACGTAATGAAATCAACCTTGAGTCCGGCCTTCTCAGCTAAAATGACGGCTTCAAGCATTATCTTCGTCAGCAGGTTCCCATTTATGTTTCCATGAGTCGCAAATGCAGCGAGTATTTGCGTCCATTTGCCAACAAAGGGCACAAAAATTATCACCATACCGTGATCACAGACACTGTGCTTATCTTTGTCAGACGTAAACTGTCCCAAGTCAACGAAGCCATCAATGCGGCCTTCACTGTTCACTGAGAGGTGCTCCGAGAGTTTCAGTTCATCCACGATGAGTCCTCCATGGCATAAAAACTCGTCCATAGTGCAAGTCTTTTGCTTGAGCACATCAAAGATTTTATTGCTAAATCCAAACCCAGTTCTGTAGCATTTAAAATATTTGCGAAGCGTAGTCTTACTGGGGAGAACTAAGattttttcttttctcaagtGCTCATACAACCTTGCACTTTTCAGCTTCATAATCAAACATTCGAGCACCCACTCATTTGAAAATATCATGCCTTTAGTACTCTTCCATGAAGAAGCTTTGAATATGTGGAGAGTTGCCTCACGCTGCTTCTCTGGTAGGAGAGCTACTTTTGCATTGAAATTTTCTTCTGCGATTGCCACATTCTTGGCAAGCATGACACTCAACTTTTTCTTAAGCACACATGCCTGATTTTGAAGACGTGCTGTCTTCTTCTTTTGTTGCGTCAGTCGTGAAGAAAGGGTTTTCTTTACAGGCAGGTGTACACGACAGTTAATGTACGACTTT from Rhipicephalus microplus isolate Deutch F79 chromosome 7, USDA_Rmic, whole genome shotgun sequence includes these protein-coding regions:
- the LOC142767855 gene encoding uncharacterized protein LOC142767855, yielding MDEFLCHGGLIVDELKLSEHLSVNSEGRIDGFVDLGQFTSDKDKHSVCDHGMVIIFVPFVGKWTQILAAFATHGNINGNLLTKIMLEAVILAEKAGLKVDFITSDGATWNRKMWSVMGIKASLTETKCSTLHPVDPTCKLHFLSDFPHLITCLRNGLLRSDYETPEGRVSLQFVRKALELDGCSVTLQAMHGITGSHTNPNNFEKMRVSLAFQLFGEKVIHGLQLIIHDLVQMMTSRFPAEALRPSSASVEKLRSFQEYLSSWEDHTKGQKGFLSQSTAAGLRVTVSSVLSLLQYLTEKLGYRCLMTSRVSQDPVEHVIGIVRQSSGCNTHPTPQQFISTINCLSFNNLAHSASKGNCEPAVLHALLPANSGAENVPSGKQRLMDKFINSDNVAAVQSSLPQSAPDHASCIISASDNWLTFYIAGYVARKCLLKSGCEECRKLLLMQKESAESLKHLAQLTHMKDRGGLLYPSSLLFKFVHDLEKAFTTCFSLLELHADSILDILSEVKAKQKNGLGCRDHCEGIAAEVIVFYITTRLNFLTKSVNQNSARKRESAKHLKLSRC